The Halomonas sp. 'Soap Lake #6' genomic sequence AAGCGTGTGGACTGAGTGGTAGGGTTAAAAATACGAAAGTAGGGTGCTGCGTCGGTGCCTGTAGAAGCTGCCCACTGCCAGCCGCCATTGTTAGCACAGAACTCACCATCGACTAAATGGTGCATAAAAAACGCCTCGCCACGGCGCCAGTCGATTAGCAGGTGTTTGCTCAAGAACATTGCGGTTACCATGCGCAGCCGGTTATGCATCCAGCCCGTGGCTACCAACTGTCGCATGGCGGCATCTACCAGCGGGTAGCCGGTACGTCCTTCACACCATGCTTTAAAGCCTTCATCGTCATTGCGCCACTTAAGCTGCTGGGTATGCGCTTGAAAAGGTTGGTAACGGCATACCTGGGGAAAGCCCACTACTACGTGCTGATAAAACTCGCGCCAAATAAGCTCGTTTACCCAGGTGGTAAGCCCCGCATCTCCGTCGGCCAAGTGGCCACCATTTTCGCTCATGATAGCTTGTAGGCATTGGCGGTAGGAGATCATGCCCAGTGCCAGATAGGGCGATAACTCGCTGGTGCCGCGTACTTTAGGTAGATCGCGCTGGGCCTTGTAGTGGCGGCCTCGAAAACGTAAGAAGCGCTCTAAATTATCGCTGGCAGCATTTTCACCGGCTGGCCACAGACGCCGATCCACTGGCTCTTCATCAAGTGCTGGCAGGGCGGGCAGCGGGTCGCTCTTGATGGCTAATGGAGACTGCACCTTAGGGGTGTCGCGTAGCGCCAGTTGCTCGGCGGTAATCTGCTTGTGCCA encodes the following:
- the phrB gene encoding deoxyribodipyrimidine photo-lyase — protein: MNVQLVWLRSDLRTHDNSALAAAAAKGPVVAVFLRSIKQWQSHGHGTNKIDFWARGVAAIKASLDGLNIPLLHRDIDTYDDAAQVLLDIAREHKVDQLHFNLEYPLNEQRRDQAVQEAFKQQGISVQGYHDAIAFAPGSLLTGKGDYYGVFTPFSKAWHKQITAEQLALRDTPKVQSPLAIKSDPLPALPALDEEPVDRRLWPAGENAASDNLERFLRFRGRHYKAQRDLPKVRGTSELSPYLALGMISYRQCLQAIMSENGGHLADGDAGLTTWVNELIWREFYQHVVVGFPQVCRYQPFQAHTQQLKWRNDDEGFKAWCEGRTGYPLVDAAMRQLVATGWMHNRLRMVTAMFLSKHLLIDWRRGEAFFMHHLVDGEFCANNGGWQWAASTGTDAAPYFRIFNPTTQSTRFDTEGEFIAHWLPVLANLPAKARHAPPRDMLNPIDYPAPIVDHKSARLRALDTFKALSK